The following DNA comes from Polyangia bacterium.
TCACCGCGCCGAAGGACAGCGCCGCAAGCCGCGGCCGCGTCCGACCCCATCCCGTCAGGCACGCCGTGCCCACCACGATCAACGCCGCCGCCGGCACGTCAGTCCCCACCACGCTGGAAAGCGCGATCCCCGCCGGCCACAGCGCGTACAACAATCCAGCGACGATCGCCGTCGCGCATGAAGGCGGGCCGGCGGCGCCCAGCACGCGCGGGCGATCGAACAGGTGCAGCGTGGTGGCGAAGACGCCGGCCGCGCCGATCCCGCCGAAGAAGACGCCCAGAAGTTTTTGCGCCAGCAGATCGCCGCCGGCGTCTTTGATCATCGCCAGTAACACCACGAACCCCGGCATGTAGATAAAGCCGTGGTCGAGAGCGCCCCATTCGGAAAGATAGTTCGCCGACTCGCGGTACATGGCGAAATCGCCCACCGGAACGGTCGGCACCGCCAGCACCCAGCAAAGGCGCAAGGCCGTCGCCAGCAAGGTGACGGCGACGCCCCAGATCAGCGCGCGGTCGGAGTGGGGAGCAGCGGTGCTGGCCATCGTTTTCTGCCCGAACTCTAGTCGATCAGTGATATTTCTCGCGGGCTCATGTCCATCCTCCCCTTTCGGCGCCTGCTGTGCGCGAATCGCGGCGAGATTGCAGTTCGTGTTTTCCGCGCTTCGACCGAGCTCGGTTTTCGCACGGTGGCGATTTTTTCCGAGGAGGACCGGGTCCACCTGCACCGCTATAAAGCCGACGAAGCCTATCTGGTGGGCAAGGGTCTCGAGCCGGTGGCGTCGTACCTGGCCGAGGACGAGATCGTCGAGCTGGCCAAACGCCACGACGTCGATGCGGTTCACCCTGGTTACGGGCTTTTGTCCGAGCGCGCCTCGTTCGCCCGCAAGTGCCGCGACGCCGGCATCGTCTTCATCGGGCCCACGCCCGAGGCGATCGAAGCGCTGGGTAACAAGATCGCCGCCCGCAAGATCGCTCAGGCGGCGGGCGTGCCGGTGGTGCCGGGCACCGCCGAGCCGATTCGTTCCGTTGCCGAGGCGCGCGCCTTCGCCAATCAAGTCGGTTACCCGGTGATGGTGAAGGCGTCGGCCGGCGGCGGCGGGCGCGGCATGCGCGTGGTCCCTGGTGACGGCGAGATGGCCGAGGCGTTGGAGCGGGCCAAGTCGGAATCGCGCAAGGCCTTCGGCGATGATTCGGTGTTTTTGGAAAAGCTGGTGGTGCGGCCCAAGCACATCGAGGTGCAGGTGCTGGGCGACAACCACGGCAACCTGGTGCACCTGTTCGAACGCGACTGTTCGGTGCAGCGCCGTCACCAGAAGGTGGTCGAGTACGCGCCGGCCTGGTCGGTGTCCGAGGCGATCCGCGCCCGCCTGGCCGAAGACGCCCTGAAGGTGGCGCGCCAGGTGAAGTACACCAACGCCGGCACGGTGGAATTTCTGGTCGCCGAAAACGGCGCGCACTACTTCATCGAGGTGAACCCGCGCATCCAGGTCGAGCACACCGTCACCGAGGTGATCACCGACCGCGATCTGGTGCAAGCGCAGATCCGCGTCGCCCAGGGCTACAAACTCAGCGATCCGGAGATCGACATCCCCAACCAGGCGGCCATCGAACGCCGGGGCTTGGCCATTCAGGTGCGCGTGACCGCGGAGGATCCGCGCAACGATTTTCTACCCGACACCGGCAAGATCGCCGTCTATCGTCCGGGCGCGGGCCTGGGCATTCGCCTCGACGACGGGTCGGGCTACGTCGGCGCCCGGGTGTCGCCTTTCTACGATTCGCTGCTGGTGAAGATCACCGCGTCGGGCCTGGAATGGAACTATGCCCGCAGCAAGGTGGTGCGCGCGCTGCGCGAGTTCCGCATCCGCGGCGTGAAGACGAATATTCATTTCCTCGAGAACGTCCTGCAGCACCCGACGTTCGCCGCGGGCAAGGCCCACACCACCTTCGTCGACGAGACGCCCGAGCTGGTGCAGTACACCCCGCGCCGCGATCGAGCCACCCGCATCCTGCGCTATGTCGCCTCGACAGTGGTGAACGGCCACGCCACCGTGCGTGGGAAACCCAAGCCGCCGCTGGTGGCGCTGACCCGCGAGCCGTTGCTACCCTCGGTGGACCCGCGCGTCCCACCGCCCGCCGGCAGCAAGCAGATCCTGGACAACCGTGGCCCGGACGGGGTGGTTCGCTGGTTGCGCGAGGATCGCCGCGTGCGCCTGACCGACACCACCTGGCGCGACGCCCACCAGTCGCTGCTGGCCACGCGCTTGCGCACGTACGATCTGGCGCGCATCGCGCCGGCCACGGCGCGCGTCTGCGCCGATTTCTTTTCGCTGGAGATGTGGGGCGGCGCCACCTTCGACGTGGCCTATCGATTCTTGTCGGAAGATCCCTGGCTGCGCCTGGAAGAGCTGCGCAAGCTGGCCCCCAACATCATGTTCCAGATGCTGGTGCGTGGGGCCAACGCCGTCGGCTACACCAACTATCCCGACGACGTGGTGGTGGCCTTCATCGAAGAAGCGGCCAAAGGCGGCATCGACGTCTTTCGCATCTTCGACGCCTTGAATGACGTCGACAGCATGCAGGTGGCCATCGAAGCGGCGCAGAAGACCGGCAAGATCGTCGAGACGGCGATCTGCTACACCGGCGACGTCTCCGATCCCACGCGCAAGAAATTCGATCTCAAGTACTACGTCGACCTGGCCAAGGAAGTGGTCCGGCGCGGGACCCACCTCTTGGCGATCAAAGACATGGCCGGTCTTCTGAAGCCGCGCGCGGCGACCATGCTGGTGCGGGCGTTGAAGGAAGCGGTGGACGTGCCGCTGCACCTGCACATGCACGATACTTCGGGCAACAGCATCGCCAGTTACCTGGCGGCCATCGAGGCCGGCGTGGACGTGGTCGACGGCGCGGTCAGCATCATGGGCGGCATGACCTCGCAGCCGTCGCTGTCGTCGCTGGCCTTCGCGCTGGCCGGGACGCCGCGCGATCCGCGCGCCGACATTGCCGGCCTGGAAAAGCTGTCGACCTACTGGGAGCCGGTGCGCGAGTGGTACGCGCCGTTCGAATCGGGCCTGAAGGCGCCGGCCGCCGACGTCTACGAGCACGAGATCCCCGGCGGCCAGTACTCGAACCTGCGCGCCCAGGCCGAGGCATTGGGCGTGGGTGCGGCCTGGGAGACGGTCAAGCACGCGTACGCCGACGTCAATCGACTGTTCGGCGACATTCCCAAGGTCACGCCATCGTCGAAGGTCGTCGGCGACATGGCCATCTGGATGGTGAAGCAGGGCCTGGACGCCCGCGCGGTCAGCGAGAAGGCGAAGGATCTGACGTTCCCAGAATCGGTGATCGATTACATGCGCGGATCGCTCGGTCACCCGCCGGGCGGCTTTCCCGAGCCGCTGCGCACGCACATCCTGAAAGGCGCCACCCGGATCGAAGGCCGCCCCGGCGCTTCGATGCCGCCCTTCGACTGGGCGGGGGCGCGCCGTGAGATGGAGACCTTGGCCGGCATCAGCGTCGAGACGCGCGACGTGGTTTCGTACGCGCTTTATCCCAAGGTGATGCGGGAGTACATGGAGCACCGGGCGTTGCACGGCGACACCTCGGTGCTGCCGACGCCGACGTTCTTTTACGGTCTGCGCGTCGGCGAAGAGTCGTGGGTGGACATCGAGCCGGGCAAGACGCTGATCATCAAGCTGCTGTCCATCGGCGACGTCGAGGCAGACGGCGCGCGCGTGCTGACGTTCGAGATTAACGGCCAGCCCCGCACCATGCGAGTGGCCGACGACGCCGCCAAGATCACCGGCGTGCGGCGCCGCAAGGCGGCCGCCGGCCGCAAGGGCGAGATCGGCGCGCCCATGCCGGGGCGGGTGATCGATCTCGTCACCAAGGTCGGCGAGCACGTCAAGGCGGGGCAAAAGCTGCTGGTCACCGAAGCGATGAAGCTGGAGACGGTGATCAAGGCGCCGGTGAACGGGCTGGTTCGTGAGATCGTGGCCGGCGCCAGCGAAAGCGTCGAGGCCGGCGATCTGCTGGTGGTGATCGAAGAGGTCGCCTCCTGAGCGATTGCAGATGGTCGGCGCACAGGGTGGCAAGATGACGGTCCCAACCGCCGGTGCGCTCCGCGCCCGAGGTCTGGCGCTGGTGTTGCCGGCGCTGATCGGCGCGCTGTCGTGCGAACAGCGCCGATCCGAGATGCCGTCGCAACCGTCGTCGTCGCCGCCGATGGCGGAGATTTCACCGCCACCCACGAAACGCATCCGCATCGCGATGATCGGCAAAAGCTCGACCAACCCGGTGTTCTTGTCGGCGCGTTCCGGAGCGGAAGCGGCGGCGCGCGACCAATCGGCGAAGCTGGGATTTCCCGTGCAGGTGGTGTGGTTGACCCCGCCGCGCGAGGACGCGCAGGTGCAGGCGCAGCGAATCACCCAGGCGGTGAAAGAAGGAATGGACGCCGTGCTGGTGTCTTGTTCGGATGACGTGCAGCTGACGCCAGCCATCGACGACGCCGTCAGCAAGGGCGTGCCGGTGATGACCTTTGACAGCGATGCGCCGCAGTCGAAACGGTTTGCTTACTTCGGCGTCGACGATCGCCGCCTCGGCGCCACGGTGATGGCCGAGTTGGCCAAGCTGATCCATGCGCGCGGCAAGATCGCCATCCTGGCCGGCAACCCGGCGGCGCCCAATCTGCGCAAACGCGCCGAAGGCGTCAAGGAGCAGGCCGCCCGCTATCCGCACGTGGAAATAGTGGGAACATTCTTCCACCCGGAGACGCCCGAGGATGCAGCGGCGGAAGTCCTGCGCGTCACCGCCGCTTATCCCGAGCTGCGCGGCTGGGCGATGATCGGCGGCTGGGCCCTGTTCTCGAAGACGCTGCTCGACGAGCCGGCCCTGCAGAAGATGAAGATCGTCGGCGTCGACGGCTTGCCGCCCGAGCTGCGCTACATCGAAAAAAAGGTGGTGCCGGTCTTGATCGCCCAGCCGACTTTTCTCTGGGGAAATGTCGGGGTGATGAAAATTCTCGATCGCATTCAGTACCACCGAGACGTGCCGTCGACCATCGCGATGGAGCCGGTGCGCATCACCGCTGACACTCTGGGCGATTGGTCGCGCCAGTTGAAACAGTGGGGATTCGCCGACGTGCCCGAAGAATATTTGAAACTGAAGTAAACGCGCAGGCGCGAATGGCGCGCACGTTTCGGGCATGTTTCACCGTGATTTCCTGAGCGCTAAATCTGATCCACTTAACTCCAAAATCCTTTACACCCCTCACGGCCGCTGGCTAGTTTCCTCGTACTGATTCATGGCCACGACCAAAAAGAAACAACCAGGGGGTCTTTTGATGCGACTTTCCGCTTCCGCCTTTGCTTTGGCTCTTCTCTCTCCGCTGGCTGCGCTGGGCCAGACGCCGCCGCCCGCTGACGCTCCACCCGCTGCGCCGCCGCCGGCCGCGGCTCCGCCCGCTGCGCCTGTTCCTGCTCCTGCGCCCGCACCGGCGGCAGTCGCCGCTCCTGCGCCGGCTCCCGCTCCTGCGCCGGCTGCGCCGCCCGCGAAGACCTGGAAGGATCTGGTCACGTTCGATGGCCTCGTTGACGCTTATTACCTGTACAACCTCAACGGCGTGAACAGCTTGAGCCAGCCGGGAGTCCGGCAGTTTGATACCAACTCAAATACGTTCACGCTGAACCTCGCCAAGTTGGGCATCGGCGTCAGCGCGGACAACGTTGGTCTGCGCATCGACATGGGTTACGGCTCGATGGGCAACATCATCAACGGCACCACCCCGGTGCTGACCCCTCCGCCCGCGGGTTCGACCATGCCGGGATCGGCAATCGTGCCCAACGCCTTTCTGATCGAGCAGGCCTACGCCACGGTTATCCCGGTCGACAACTTCACCATCGACTTCG
Coding sequences within:
- a CDS encoding pyruvate carboxylase, producing MSILPFRRLLCANRGEIAVRVFRASTELGFRTVAIFSEEDRVHLHRYKADEAYLVGKGLEPVASYLAEDEIVELAKRHDVDAVHPGYGLLSERASFARKCRDAGIVFIGPTPEAIEALGNKIAARKIAQAAGVPVVPGTAEPIRSVAEARAFANQVGYPVMVKASAGGGGRGMRVVPGDGEMAEALERAKSESRKAFGDDSVFLEKLVVRPKHIEVQVLGDNHGNLVHLFERDCSVQRRHQKVVEYAPAWSVSEAIRARLAEDALKVARQVKYTNAGTVEFLVAENGAHYFIEVNPRIQVEHTVTEVITDRDLVQAQIRVAQGYKLSDPEIDIPNQAAIERRGLAIQVRVTAEDPRNDFLPDTGKIAVYRPGAGLGIRLDDGSGYVGARVSPFYDSLLVKITASGLEWNYARSKVVRALREFRIRGVKTNIHFLENVLQHPTFAAGKAHTTFVDETPELVQYTPRRDRATRILRYVASTVVNGHATVRGKPKPPLVALTREPLLPSVDPRVPPPAGSKQILDNRGPDGVVRWLREDRRVRLTDTTWRDAHQSLLATRLRTYDLARIAPATARVCADFFSLEMWGGATFDVAYRFLSEDPWLRLEELRKLAPNIMFQMLVRGANAVGYTNYPDDVVVAFIEEAAKGGIDVFRIFDALNDVDSMQVAIEAAQKTGKIVETAICYTGDVSDPTRKKFDLKYYVDLAKEVVRRGTHLLAIKDMAGLLKPRAATMLVRALKEAVDVPLHLHMHDTSGNSIASYLAAIEAGVDVVDGAVSIMGGMTSQPSLSSLAFALAGTPRDPRADIAGLEKLSTYWEPVREWYAPFESGLKAPAADVYEHEIPGGQYSNLRAQAEALGVGAAWETVKHAYADVNRLFGDIPKVTPSSKVVGDMAIWMVKQGLDARAVSEKAKDLTFPESVIDYMRGSLGHPPGGFPEPLRTHILKGATRIEGRPGASMPPFDWAGARREMETLAGISVETRDVVSYALYPKVMREYMEHRALHGDTSVLPTPTFFYGLRVGEESWVDIEPGKTLIIKLLSIGDVEADGARVLTFEINGQPRTMRVADDAAKITGVRRRKAAAGRKGEIGAPMPGRVIDLVTKVGEHVKAGQKLLVTEAMKLETVIKAPVNGLVREIVAGASESVEAGDLLVVIEEVAS
- a CDS encoding substrate-binding domain-containing protein, producing MTVPTAGALRARGLALVLPALIGALSCEQRRSEMPSQPSSSPPMAEISPPPTKRIRIAMIGKSSTNPVFLSARSGAEAAARDQSAKLGFPVQVVWLTPPREDAQVQAQRITQAVKEGMDAVLVSCSDDVQLTPAIDDAVSKGVPVMTFDSDAPQSKRFAYFGVDDRRLGATVMAELAKLIHARGKIAILAGNPAAPNLRKRAEGVKEQAARYPHVEIVGTFFHPETPEDAAAEVLRVTAAYPELRGWAMIGGWALFSKTLLDEPALQKMKIVGVDGLPPELRYIEKKVVPVLIAQPTFLWGNVGVMKILDRIQYHRDVPSTIAMEPVRITADTLGDWSRQLKQWGFADVPEEYLKLK